Below is a window of Longimicrobiaceae bacterium DNA.
CTGCACGGGGAGCCGGTACCACGCGGCCACGGGCTCGCCCGCGCGCCGCGCCGGCTCGAACCGCAGGGCGCGCGTGCCCGCCAGCGCGGCCGAGTCGAACGCGGCATAGCGGCTGGAGCGGTCGACCTTCGCCGAATCCACCAGGCCGTCGGTGCCCACGTGGATGCGCAACGTCGTCTCGCCCTCCACCCCCGCGTCCCAAAGCTCCTCGGGGTACTGGAAGGGCGACGAGGTCACCAGCCGCGGCGGCGTCACCGGCCCGCGATTGCGCGTGCATCCCCCGGCCGCGGCCGAGAAGGCCAGGAGGACGGCGGCGCCGAGGCGAATGGGACGGAGGATGACGGGGCTCATGCGCGCGCCGTCTCCGCCAGCTCGGCGAGGAGCGAGAGGGCCTGGAGCGGCGTCAGCCGGTTCACGTCCGTCTCGCGCAGCCGCTCGATGCAAGGGTGCGCGGGGGGATCGAAGATGGTGAGCTGAAGCTGCACCGGCGCGGGCGCCGGGCGCGGCAGCGGAGCCGGGTGCGTGCCGCCCTCCTCCAGCTCGCGCAGCACCTGGCGCGCGCGGGCGACCACGCTCTCCGGCAGGCCCGCCAGGCGCGCGACCTCCACGCCGTACGAGCGGTCCGCGCCGCCGGCCACGAGGCGCCGCAGGAAGACGATGTCGTCGCCGACCTCGCGCACCGCCACGCTGAAGTTCACCACTCCGTCCAGCCGCTCGGAAAGCTGCGTCAGCTCGTGGTAGTGCGTGGCGAAGATCGTCTTCGCCCCCACCGCGTCGTGAAGGTGCTCCGTGGTCGCCGTCGCGACGCTCAGCCCGTCCCACGTGCTCGTCCCTCGGCCGATCTCGTCGAGGAGGACGAGCGAGCGCGGGGTGGCGCAGTGCAGGATGGCGGCGGTCTCGTTCATCTCCACCATGAAGGTGGACTGGCCGCGGACGAGGTTGTCCGACGCGCCGACCCGGGTGAAGATGCGGTCCACGATGCCCACACGCGCCGAGCGGGCGGGGACGAACGAGCCGATCTGGGCGAGCAGGACGGCGAGGCCTACCTGGCGCAGGACGGTGCTCTTGCCCGCCATGTTGGGCCCGGTCAGCACCATCACCCGCGCCGTCTCGTCCAGCTTCACGTCGTTGGGGATGAAGTCCTCGCGCGGCATCATCGTCTCCACGACCGGATGCCGGCCGCCGCGGAGCTCCAGCGCGAAGCCGTCGTCCACCACGGGACGCGTGAAGTCGCGGCGGACGGCGACGTCCGCCAGCGCGGCGAGCACGTCCACCGCGGCCACGTGCTCGGCCAGGCGCTGAATGCGCGGGACCTCGGCGGCGACGGCGGCGCGGACCTCGGCGAAGAGGCGCGCCTCTACCGTGGCGATCTTCTCCTCGGCGCCCAGCACCTTCTCCTCCCACTCCTTCAGCTCGGGAGTGTAGTAGCGCTCGGCGTTCGCCAGCGTCTGCTTGCGGTGGTAGTCCGAGGGGACCTTCTCCGCGTGCGTCCGCGTGATCTCCAGATAGTAGCCGAAGACCTTGTTGAAGCCCACCTTGAGCGACCCGATGCCCGTCCGCTCCCGCTCGCGGGCCTGCAGCTGGGCGATGAAGTCCACCGCGCCGTCGCGAACCGTGCGCAGGTCGTCCAGCTCCGCGTCGAATCCCTTGCGGATGTAGCCGCCGTCCGCCAGCACCGCCGGCGCGTCTGGATCGACCGCGCGGTCGATCGTCTCGCGCAGCTCGTCCAGCGGATCGAGCCCGTCGCGGTGGCGCGCCAGCAGCCCGGCTTCGACCGAGGAGAGTGCGTCGCGGACGGCGGGGACGCGCCCGATGGATGCGGAAAGCGCCAGCATCTCCCGTGCAGTCACGCGCCCGCCGCCCACCTTCACGGCGAGCCGCTCCAGGTCCCGCACGGTGGAGAGGCCCTCGCGGACGCCGCGGCGCATGCCCTCGTTCGTCGCCAGCGCTTCGACCGCGTCCAGTCGTGCGTTGATGGCGGACGCGTCCACCAGAGGCGCGAGGAGCCAGCGGCGCAGGAGGCGGCCGCCCATGGGCGTCAGCGCCTCGTCGATCACGCCCAGCAGCGTGCCTTCGCGGCCGGCGCCGCGCAGCGTCTCCACCAGCTCGAGGTTGCGGCGCGTCATCTCGTCCAGCACCATCGCGTCGCCCGGCCTTTCGACCCGCGGCGGGCGGAGCGGGCCGAAGCCGGCCGGCTGCACCTCCGCGAGGTAGCTGACGAGGGCGCCGCATGCGGCCACCAGCGCGTCGTCGCCCGCCTCCAGCCCGTAGCCGGACAGGCTCGCGACGCGGAAGTGGCGCAGCAGCTCGTCCCGCGCCGTGTGCGGGTCGAAGATCCAGTCCCCGCGGTAGGTGCGGGGAATGGAGCCCGCGCCGGGCAGCGGGAACAGCTCCCACGTACGGGGCAGCAGGATCTCCGCCGGCTCGGTGCGGCCCAGCTCGTCGCCCAGGTCGTTCCAGTCCACCCGCCGCACCGTCATCTCGCCCGTGGAGAGGTCGACCGAGGCGACGCCGACGGTTCCCTCGCCAGCCACGTCGCCGGCGACGGCCACGAGGAAGTTGTTGCGGCGCGAGTCCAGCAGCGAGTCGCTGAACACGGTGCCGGGGGTGACCATCTCCGTCACCTCGCGGCGCACCAGGCCCTTGGCGAGGCTGGGGTCCTCCACCTGGTCGCAGATGGCCACGCGGCGCCCGGCGGCCACCAGCTTGCGCATGTAGCCGTCGAGCGCGTGCGCGGGGATGCCCGCGAGCGGCGCGCGCGAGCCCCCGTTGTTGCGCGACGTGAGCGTCAGGTCGAGCAGCCGCGAGCCCTCCACGGCGTCCTCGTTGAACAGCTCGTAGAAGTCGCCCACGCGGAAGAATACCAGCGCATCCGGGTGGCGCGCCTTCACTTCGCGCCACTGCAGCATGAGCGGGGTGTCTTCGGACGCCATTCAGGAGCGGTGGGGGTTCGCTGCGCCGGGCCCGGCCGCGCCGGGAAAGGTGTGGAGACGGGGAAAGTTAGCCCCCGTCCCCATTTGGAGCAACCCGCCGTCCGCATTCGCCGCGCATCCCGGCGATCCCTCCGCTTTCGCCAGTGCGACGTCGGACTCCGAGTGCCCGCCGGCCTTCCGCCCCATCGCATCGAAGCCGATCACATCGGCCCAGCGACGCGGGATGTGCTTTTCCGCCTGATTGTGGACGACACGGCCTCTGGGAGATCGCCTGACGAGGAAGATCCAACGTCAATCCGTTCTCATATTTCGTACGGGTTCCGGCGACGAGAGGGCTGCGGCCATCCAATCGCCGAACGGGAGGAAACGATCTGTCTACACTCCTTACAAGACATAAACGTTGACACGCCGACTCCGAAAGAGCTTCTTGGGGATACGCGGTTCTTCTCTCACTCAGCGAAGGAGGAGCGGATGAACATGGAATCCAGGCGGAAGCTGCTGGGAATCCTCGTCGTGGTGGCGCTCGGCGGGACGCTGGCGGCGTGTGAAGGGCCGACCCTCGCGCGGCCGGCGGGCGGGGCGCGGAGCGGCACGCTGACCTCGGCCGGCACGACGGGCACGACGGGCACCTCGTCCTCCTCCGCCGTCGACACCGTCGTGTTCACCGGCTCGACGGCCGTGGACACCGCATCGTCGACGGATACGGACACCACGCAGATCTCGACTTCCGGAGCCAGCGCCGGAAGCTCGCTGACCTTCACGGCCACGGACGGCTCGCAGGTGGTCTTCCACCCGATCACCGGCGGCGGCGGAACGGTGACGGTGCTCGTTCCCGGCGGCAACCCGATCATCATCCCGTGGCAGCCGGGTGACGGCGTGACGATCACCTACACGAAGGACCCGGTAACTGGGCACGTCTACTGGCACATCGTGATCATCCACAACGGAACGATCACGCACTACATCTGGGATCCGGTGCGGAAGCTGCTGAAGGTGTTCATCAAATCCACCCTCTCCAGTGCCACGGCGGCCACGTCGTAGCGCACGAAGCCGGGCACCTACTCGGTTGTGCGAAGGCCGCCGCGGCGGGAGAAGGTGAAGCCGGCTGGCGCACGTTGGATGAATCCCACGACGAAGGGGAGCCGGCGCCACCCGGCTCCCCTTCGCGCATCCCACGGACCCTGCCCGATGCAAGAAGGCCCGCCGGAGCGGGCCTTCTGCCGTTCATCTACCGAATCTCCGCTCGTCCGCCGGCACGTTCAACTACCGGACGTCGGCGTGGCGGTCCGCCTTCGGCGCCAGCAGCACCTCGCGGCCCACGAGGTACAGCAGGAGCGTGAGGATGGCGAACGGGATGCACGACAGCAGGTCCGCACTGGGCCCGCTGACGAGCGGGTTGCCCGCGGCGAACGAGTCCAGGCGCGCGTTGAAGTCCGCCATGAACGGCACGCCCGCCACGAACGCGATCAGGATGCCCGCGATGGCGCCGCCGGCGATGTAGCCCGACGCCATCAGCACCCCGGGGCTCTTGTCGCCCTCGGCCACCAGCTGGTCCTCCGTCAGGTCCTTGCCCGCGTGCTTCCTCCGCACGTACCGGTCGGCCAGCCAGCGTACCATCCCGCCGATGAAGATGGGGCTGGACGACGACAGCGGCAGGTACACGCCCACGGCGAACGCGAGCGACGGGATGCCCGACATCTCCAGCACCAGCGAGATCATCACGCCCAGCATCACCAGGCCCCACGGCAGCTGCCGGTTCAGGATGCCCTTGATGATGTACGACATGAGCGTCGCCTTGGGCGCGTCGAACTTCGTGACCTTGTGCAGCCCGTCGGCCGAGTAGCGGTGCAGGCCGTTGATGCCGGGGTCCGCCAGGATCTGCGGAGTGCCCGCGGCGTCCACCAGGTACTTGGCGGCTGGGCCGCCCTCGCTGGTCGTCTTGTGCCACACGCCGTAGTCGCGGCCCTGATACGTCTGGTGCTCGGTCACCTCGGCCAGGTTGGCCTTCAGCCCCGCCGGCCAGTTCTCGATGGCGTGCAGCGGCGCACCGGACTCGTCGCTCACCGGCTCCTGGCTCACGCGCGGCAGGTACACCGTGGCCGCGTCGTTCAGCTTGAGCAGGATGGGGCCGAGGATGAGGGCCGACGCGAGCGCGCCGATGAGGATGGCGATCTGCTGGTTGCGCGGCGTGGCGCCCACGAGGTAGCCCGTCTTCAGGTCCTGCGAAGTCGTCCCGCCGTTGGACGATGCGATGCAGACGATGGCGCCCACCGACAGCGCGGTCACGTAGTACGTGGGCCCCGTCCACCCCACCACGAGGAAGACGAGGCAGGTGAGCAGCAGCGTCGCCACCGTCATGCCGGAGATGGGGTTGGACGACGACCCGATCTCGCCCGTGAGGCGGGAGCTGACGGTGACGAAGACGAAGCCGAGGACGACGATGAGGAATGCGCCCAGCAGGTTCATGTGCAGCGGGCGCGACGCCACGATGGCGGCGATGAGCACGACCGCGCCGATGAGCACCACCTTCATGGACAGGTCGCGGTCCGTGCGCACCATGCCGGCCCGCGCCGCCGCCCCGCCGCGGAAGTCCTTCAGCCCTTCCTTCAGCCCGCTCCAGATCGTCGGCAGCGACCGCATGAGGCTCACGATGCCACCCGCCGCCACCGCTCCGGCGCCGATGTAGAGGATGTAAGCGCCGCGGATCTCGCCGGGCGACATCTGGCTGATGGGCACCGTGCCGGGCGCCAGCGGCCCCGCCATCCCCGAGCCGAAGAACTTGATGGCGGGGATGAGGACGAGGTACGCCAGCACGCCGCCCGCGCACATGATGCTGGCGATGCGCGGCCCGATGATGTAGCCCACGCCCAGCAGCTCCGGCGAGATCTCCGCCGCGACCGAGCCGCCCGCGAACGGCGCGCCGAAGATCTTCTCCGGCGTGTCCTTCCACCCGCGGAAGGCGACGTTCGCCGCCTTGTACAGCAGCCCGATCCCGAAGCCGGTGAAGATCGTCTTCGCGCTCGTCTGCGCGCCGCCCAGCGCCTCCATCTCGCGCCTGGCCGCGGGCGAGGCCGCCGCCCGCGACTCGGCCGAGGCGCCGGCCTTCAGCACCTCCGCGCACGCCGTGCCCTCCGGGTACTTGAGGATGCCGTGCTGCTGCACGATGAGCGCGCGCCGCAGCGGGATCATCATCAGGATGCCCAGGAGGCCGCCGAGCACGGCGACCAGCATCACCCGCGTGATCTCCAGGTTGAAGCCCAGGATCATGATGGCCGGCATGGTGACGCCCACCCCGAAGGCGATGGACTCGCCCGCGGAGCCCGCCGTCTGCACGACGTTGTTCTCCAGGATCGTCGCGTCGCGCAGCCCCAGCTTGGAGAGCAGGCGGAAGAGCGTGATGGAGATGACGGCCACGGGGATGGAGGCGCTGACCGTGAGCCCCACCTTCAGCACCAGGTACAGCGACGACGCGCCGAACACGATCCCGAGCACGGTGCCCACGATGAGCGGCAGCACCGTCAGCTCGCGCATCTCGGTGCCTGCGGGGATGTACGAGTCGAACGCGGACGATTCGGGGTGGTCCGGCCGTGCCCCAACTATGTCGGGATATTCGGTTTCGGCGATGCTCATCGGGCTCCTGGAGAAGGGCCGGGTCGGAAGGGGTGGCTGCGCGGGGAGCGGAGCGTGTGTGCGGGACCCCGCACACTAAGGCGCAAAGCCGCCGCGGGCAAGTTGTCGGCTTCCCGCGGCGCCGTTATTCTACGCGATTCGCCGCCGCGCGGGGAGCGCGCGGCCGGCCTGGAACCCGCCGCAGGAAGAGCACACGTGACCGCCAGCGACCATACCCCCGCCTCCCCGGAAGAGGGCGCCTCGCCAACAGCCGGGCTGGACTTCATCCGCGCCATCGTGGCCGAAGACCT
It encodes the following:
- a CDS encoding energy transducer TonB, with translation MSPVILRPIRLGAAVLLAFSAAAGGCTRNRGPVTPPRLVTSSPFQYPEELWDAGVEGETTLRIHVGTDGLVDSAKVDRSSRYAAFDSAALAGTRALRFEPARRAGEPVAAWYRLPVQ
- the mutS gene encoding DNA mismatch repair protein MutS, whose amino-acid sequence is MASEDTPLMLQWREVKARHPDALVFFRVGDFYELFNEDAVEGSRLLDLTLTSRNNGGSRAPLAGIPAHALDGYMRKLVAAGRRVAICDQVEDPSLAKGLVRREVTEMVTPGTVFSDSLLDSRRNNFLVAVAGDVAGEGTVGVASVDLSTGEMTVRRVDWNDLGDELGRTEPAEILLPRTWELFPLPGAGSIPRTYRGDWIFDPHTARDELLRHFRVASLSGYGLEAGDDALVAACGALVSYLAEVQPAGFGPLRPPRVERPGDAMVLDEMTRRNLELVETLRGAGREGTLLGVIDEALTPMGGRLLRRWLLAPLVDASAINARLDAVEALATNEGMRRGVREGLSTVRDLERLAVKVGGGRVTAREMLALSASIGRVPAVRDALSSVEAGLLARHRDGLDPLDELRETIDRAVDPDAPAVLADGGYIRKGFDAELDDLRTVRDGAVDFIAQLQARERERTGIGSLKVGFNKVFGYYLEITRTHAEKVPSDYHRKQTLANAERYYTPELKEWEEKVLGAEEKIATVEARLFAEVRAAVAAEVPRIQRLAEHVAAVDVLAALADVAVRRDFTRPVVDDGFALELRGGRHPVVETMMPREDFIPNDVKLDETARVMVLTGPNMAGKSTVLRQVGLAVLLAQIGSFVPARSARVGIVDRIFTRVGASDNLVRGQSTFMVEMNETAAILHCATPRSLVLLDEIGRGTSTWDGLSVATATTEHLHDAVGAKTIFATHYHELTQLSERLDGVVNFSVAVREVGDDIVFLRRLVAGGADRSYGVEVARLAGLPESVVARARQVLRELEEGGTHPAPLPRPAPAPVQLQLTIFDPPAHPCIERLRETDVNRLTPLQALSLLAELAETARA
- a CDS encoding oligopeptide transporter, OPT family — its product is MSIAETEYPDIVGARPDHPESSAFDSYIPAGTEMRELTVLPLIVGTVLGIVFGASSLYLVLKVGLTVSASIPVAVISITLFRLLSKLGLRDATILENNVVQTAGSAGESIAFGVGVTMPAIMILGFNLEITRVMLVAVLGGLLGILMMIPLRRALIVQQHGILKYPEGTACAEVLKAGASAESRAAASPAARREMEALGGAQTSAKTIFTGFGIGLLYKAANVAFRGWKDTPEKIFGAPFAGGSVAAEISPELLGVGYIIGPRIASIMCAGGVLAYLVLIPAIKFFGSGMAGPLAPGTVPISQMSPGEIRGAYILYIGAGAVAAGGIVSLMRSLPTIWSGLKEGLKDFRGGAAARAGMVRTDRDLSMKVVLIGAVVLIAAIVASRPLHMNLLGAFLIVVLGFVFVTVSSRLTGEIGSSSNPISGMTVATLLLTCLVFLVVGWTGPTYYVTALSVGAIVCIASSNGGTTSQDLKTGYLVGATPRNQQIAILIGALASALILGPILLKLNDAATVYLPRVSQEPVSDESGAPLHAIENWPAGLKANLAEVTEHQTYQGRDYGVWHKTTSEGGPAAKYLVDAAGTPQILADPGINGLHRYSADGLHKVTKFDAPKATLMSYIIKGILNRQLPWGLVMLGVMISLVLEMSGIPSLAFAVGVYLPLSSSSPIFIGGMVRWLADRYVRRKHAGKDLTEDQLVAEGDKSPGVLMASGYIAGGAIAGILIAFVAGVPFMADFNARLDSFAAGNPLVSGPSADLLSCIPFAILTLLLYLVGREVLLAPKADRHADVR